AGGGCGGAAGACTTCCAGGCCATCAAAATGCTCAAGGAGCAAGGCATGACCGTGATCGAAGCGATCGAGACGATCTTGAAACAGAGGGGAGTGCATTGAAAGCTCACATCATCACATGGACGTTATCGGTGTTGTCAGCGTGCATCATTGGTGCTGCATGGGTTTATACGCATCCTTCGCCAACGAAAATCGCAGTGGTGGAATTGGAATCAATTTTGCGAGACGAAATCCTGAAGCTGGACAAGGAAATCAAGCCGGACATGACCGAACAGCAGAAACGTGAGATTGCCGGCAGGGCCGAGAAGATGGTTGAAAGGGTAAAGCTGGCGACAGAGCAGGTTGGAAAGGAATGTGACTGCACAATCTTCACCGCAGCCGCTGTCGTCGCCAATGGCGGGAAAGTGCAAGATCTGACATGGCGAGTCAAAGAACTTGTTGCCGCGCGCTGATCGCGGTGGCAATGGCCGTCGCGTGGTGGGTGTCCCACTCATCGTGGGCGGCGACTTCGAATGGCATTGACTATCCATCGGCCTGGGAATGCGACGCTACCAAATTCAACTGGTATTGCGTCGTCGAGCCTCCTGCTGAGGACCAGAAGCTCGATCCTGCTGCTAAGACAAAGAAGCCTCTTACGAAAGAGGAGCAGGCGCTACAACGTCTTGAGCAATGGAAGCGCGAACTGGAAGCCAAGCGTGCTCTGTCGATCATGGAACCAACACCGGAAAACGTCAAGGAGTACATCAAGGAGCAAAACAAGCTCATGCAGACGGCTTCGGTCTATTCGGATGTATGGCGACGCGTGATCTGGCAGAGCCCTGATCTCAACTACGAGCTGAAGCGACCGGTGAATGCGGCGGGGATCGAGGTCCTAAAGAAGGAGCGCAAGAGCGCGGAAATCAAGACGCTCAACGATCTGACGCGCGAGTGGGGGATATTTTTCTTTTTCCGGTCAGACTGCCCGTTTTGTCACCGAATGTCGACGACACTCAAGCTGATGACGGAGCTATACGGCATCACCGTCTTCCCTGTGTCTCTTGACGGAGGCGGCCTGCCTGAGTACCCACAAGCAAAGCCAGACAACGGCCTTGCTTCGGCACTCGGCATCACTCAAGTACCAACGATGGTGCTTGGCAACGTCAAAGATCGCCGCATGATCATCGTCGGCTCTGGGGTAGTTGCGATCGACGACTTGATCCAGCGTATCTATGTCCTGACCCAGACCAAGCCGGGCGATCTGTATTAGAAAAGCGCGCGATATAGCCTCTTTTGACAGCAGAGTCGCCGCTTGAGCGTGCTAATTTTGATCAACAAATCAGAAGCGAGGCGAACCATGTTCAAGAAGCGCATCATTGCCGGATTGATGGGGATCACCTTTACCATCACAGCCAATGCGTCCGTTTATTCGGAGATGCAATCCTGGTTCGACGAAATTGGTGTGTACGGCAACATCACGGGCCCGCAGGCGATCAAGGGCCAGACGGGAACGACGTTCACCGGCGGGTCGCTCTTCATGCGGACACCGGTCAGAAACTACCAGCTCTTTGCGTTCCAGCCGCCAACGGTTCGTGCTGGATGCGGCGGCATCGATCTACATGCAGGCTCGTTCTCCTTCATTAACTCGGAGGCTTTTACTGCGCTGCTCAGGAATATCGGCAATGTCGCCATTGGTGCGGCTTTTATGATGGCTGTAGAGTCTGTATCGCCAGAGTTGGCCGGCATCCTGAAGTCACTACAGCAATTCGCGCAGGCGGCAAACGCCATGAACATCAATAGCTGCGAAGCAGGGCAAGCGCTAGCCAACCTCGCCGTTGATAGTGTTAAGGGCATGATGTCCAAGGAGAATTCGGCAGGGCGTTCCGAGGCGGCCAGAACGACAAACATTTTCACGGACGCGCTGGATGCAGGCACCAAGTTCCTGAATGACCTCAACGCCAAGAAAAACGCCATGATGGCAATGAAAAACGCTGATCCCGGTATGAAAGACTTGCTGGAATCAAAAAATGTGGCCTGGATGGCGCTCCGCAAGCTCAATGTGAGCCAAGACATGATCGAACTCATGATGAGTTTGACTGGGACGGTGATCCTGCTGGATTCTACGAAGACGCAATCAGGCAGAGCGGAGGTAATAGAGAAGCCAGCGACCATCAGCTATGCGCAACTGGTTGGCAAGCCAGACCAGGCAGCCACGCCAGTGAAGATTTACTGGTGCATGGATAATGACACATCCCTCAACGGGTGTCTGAGCGTTGATCAGGTCGATACGACCCTGTACTCGTTTTACTACCGTGTCCGCAAACTGCTGGAAGATGGCCGCTTCGCCGTGCTGAGCCGCTCGAACGTGAATTTCAGCGACAATGTTGACAAAGCCATCTACGCAAACAGCACCACTCCGCTCTGGAAGATTGTGGCGTCAAGCGCGGTGAATGGTTCGGTGGCAACACATGACGACCTCTATGCGGAAGTGGTGGCCGCGCAACTGGCTTATGCCTACATCGCTGAAATAGCTCGCGAGACGAACAAGGGGCTAGCATCGAACAAAGGATCTCTCGATGAACAAGCCGTGGCCGCCACGCGCAAGCTGATGGACAACGTCAAGGATTTGCTCACCATGTCACAAAATGAATACAGTGTGGTGTTAAGAAAGGCGCAAGCCGTCAGCAAACAGCAGGAAAACATCCAATGGTTTGTAAGCACAATGTATAACGCCCTGCGGGCAGCGGGCCTTACGGAGAAGCTTGCGTTCAACACGGCTGGCAAATAAGAGGATCTGGCCTTGAATTACGAGGTTTATTCCTACTGGAACATCCTGGAACTCGAAGGGGTATTCAATGCGATCGCCGCGCTGACGGCCTCCTCGGACTTTACGGGCCTGCTACGGCTGCTGGCGATGGTAGCCATCATCTCGCTTGTGCTGGCAGTGTTGTCGGGCCGGGCGAGGCACGAAGACTTCTGGCGCTGGGTCATCATGCTCGCCTTGATCAACGGCATGCTCCTGGTACCAAAAGCGACGGTCATCCTCGTCGATCGCACATCCTCGCAGCCGAGCAGGGTGGTTGCCAACGTCCCGATCGGACTCGCCGCGCTGGCGCACGGCACCAGCAAAATCGGCGACTGGCTCACGCGGGCCTACGAGACGGTTTTCGCGCTCCCCAATGACCTTCAGTTCCAGAAAAACGGCCTGATGTTCGGTCACCGACTGCTTACGGAGAGCGTCAAATTTACACCAGAGATAGTGAACGGCAGATGGATGCGCGATTTCCAGGAGTTCTGGCGGGAATGCGTGATGCCAGACATAGCCTCTAACTATCTGCCCATCGATACGCTTCGCAACTCGCATGATTTCTGGGGTGAATTGAACAATACGAACCCTGCGTTGTATGTCACGCTATCCACTGTCGGCACGGTGAACTGCCCGTCCGCCTATACGGATTTGACCAACCGGCTCAATACCAATGTCATCCCTGCCGTCATACAGCTTCAAGCCGACATGTATTTCCCGGGACAACCCGCCAATGCGACCAATCTCAAGAATGCGCTGACGCAGGCCTATGCCTTCGGCCTTGGTGTAACGAACACGGCAGAGAGTATCGTCAAGCAGCAGGTGTCCATCAACGCCGGAATCACGGCGTATTGTGAGACTTTTGCACAGTTAGGGGATGCCAACAAGGCTTCACTGTGCTATTCGAGCGCAATGGGGGCACACCAGACGAACTACACCTACCAGGTGCTTACCAAGATCGCGGAAAGCTCGATGCCGAAGTTGAAGAGCGCCATCGAAATGATCCAGTATGCTGTATTCCCGATCATACTGGCATTCGCGATCGTTGCCGGGCACATGGGGTTGCCGGTGCTCAAGACCTACGTCATGAGCCTGGTGTGGGTTCAGTTGTGGGCGCCGCTCTACGCGGTGATCCACTACATCCAGACCGTGAGGTTGCCTGAGTATGCAAACCAACTGGCAGGGCTTGGCGACACCCTCGCAGGGCAAGCCAGTTTGTTGCAAATGGGAATATCAGACCAGGCCGTGGCGGGTATGCTCGTCGTGGTCATCCCACCCATCGCTGCCGCGTTGGTCAAAGGTGGAGAGGTCGGCTTGCAGGCTGTAGCCGGGCTTGTGTCCGCCCCGAAGACAGCGGAGCAACAGGCAGCAGCCAACGCCAAGGGCAACGAGACAATTGGGCATTGGGACGCGGCGATGACTATCCGGCAAGGCAACATGGTGCGAGCCTTTGTCAATCCGGACGGCTCTGTCACGTACACAAATGCGGACGGTTCCGAGAGACTCGATGTCGGTTCCGCTATAGACAGAGCCAGCTTCAAAGTTTCAACGGCTCGAAGGGTATCACGGGTGGCTGAGCAAATGTCCGAGCAGGCGGAAACGGCGGCCGTGGGCAATATGGTATCGGCAGGCACGGAAACCGCGGCGGCATTCCAGCAAGTGGCCGACTTCGTTCGGGCACATGCCAAGGGCGCGAATAAGGGCACCAGCTTTAGCGAAGACGATATGGCAAAAATCAGTCAGGCCTATAGTCAAGCGCAGGACATTGCAAAGAATTTCGAGAAGCAGTTTGGGCTCAGGGAGGGGACGGGTGCTCGTGTGCTTGGGGAATTGTCTGTAAGCGGCGGGGGCAAAATATTGGGCGTTGGTGTAGAAGCTAGCCTAAAAGCAGCCGGCTTCAGCGAAGCCACGCTATCCAACGAAAAGAAAATGTCTGAGGCGTTCAAACTGGCCAAATCTTTCAAGGACGCGATGGAGCGCGCGCATCAAGTGTCGCGCCAGTCCAAATACGATACCGGCGAGTCGTCGGAAGCGAAGGCAATGCGTGGCATCCGGGCCAGCCTGGATCAGGCGCAACGCCATTCCGAACTGGCATCGGCCAACTATCAGAAATCGCTTGACTATAAAGAACATGCCAAGCAAGCGCGTGAAGGGTCTGTGACATTCGATGTGGATCTGACGACTAGGCTTATGAATCGCCTTGCCAATGAGCGGGCAACGATCGACGGGCAGAAATATAACGGCTTCAAGAGAGAAGATGTCGATGCGCTGGTGCGTCTGAACAACCCCGAAATGCTGGCGCTGCTGGAAAGACTTGCTGATGAAGAAACAGCAAAAGCGCTTGAAGAAAAATACGGTGGGATTCAGCGGCCCAAGGACGTGTGGGCGTTCTTCAAACAAGGCCAAGAAGGCTTGCAGACGAATAGCGATGTCGCTACGCAAGGCGAGCAATGGCTCGGAAAAGTCCACGGGGATGCCGCCCGTGCTGGCGTAGATCCGGACAAACAAGTCACGAGTAATCTGCCTGGGCAAGTGAATAAAGGTCTGGAACAGACCGGTAACGCCGTCAATAATGGCGGACGACAGGTCGAAGCCGGCGGCAAGCCGCTCCGGCAGGATGTCAATGGTACCGTGAAAAACCCAGGCTCGCTCATGATCAGGGCAGGAAAAGGCGCGGCTCTGGCCGTCAGGGACACGGCGAAAGGAGCCTGGAAAGCGCTTGGTGGCTCATGGCGCGAAGGGGAAAAAACTTCCCGGGAACTAATCAACCAACCGCCAAATGCGCCTCAACAGCCGTCCGCTCAGCAGCCGGTGCAGGGTTCTGGTGATCAACCTACGACGACGCAGCCGCAACCCACGGCGGGATCGGACGGCCAACAGAATGGCGATACACCGCCGCCGCGCGCCCGCTGAATCTACCACCTGCCATCGTACAGCGATGGGATATCGTCACCATAGATGCTATAGCCGCTTGAGCGGCGTCGCATAGTATTCTGTGACTTGATTTGTGGTCGCCGAATGAACGCCATCAACCGCTCCCGTTCTTCCGGCGTCAGCTTCTTGAGCCGCTCGATCTCGTCGGCCGGCAGCCCTTCTTTCTCCAGTTGATCCCACAGGCCATGGACGACCATCCACGCCACGGTTGGCTTGCGCTGCTCTATGGGCTTCTGACGGCCTTCGTATAGAGCGGCGATGCTACCGACGATAAAAAACGCTGCCCATAAGAAGCTGCCATCTACAGAGAAAGCGATGGCTGTGACCAATCCAAACGACGCCAAGACGATCGCCTGCAAACGGAACCATTTTTTCAGGATAAGAAATGGTATTGATGGTATTG
Above is a genomic segment from Sulfuricystis multivorans containing:
- a CDS encoding conjugal transfer protein TraH; this encodes MFKKRIIAGLMGITFTITANASVYSEMQSWFDEIGVYGNITGPQAIKGQTGTTFTGGSLFMRTPVRNYQLFAFQPPTVRAGCGGIDLHAGSFSFINSEAFTALLRNIGNVAIGAAFMMAVESVSPELAGILKSLQQFAQAANAMNINSCEAGQALANLAVDSVKGMMSKENSAGRSEAARTTNIFTDALDAGTKFLNDLNAKKNAMMAMKNADPGMKDLLESKNVAWMALRKLNVSQDMIELMMSLTGTVILLDSTKTQSGRAEVIEKPATISYAQLVGKPDQAATPVKIYWCMDNDTSLNGCLSVDQVDTTLYSFYYRVRKLLEDGRFAVLSRSNVNFSDNVDKAIYANSTTPLWKIVASSAVNGSVATHDDLYAEVVAAQLAYAYIAEIARETNKGLASNKGSLDEQAVAATRKLMDNVKDLLTMSQNEYSVVLRKAQAVSKQQENIQWFVSTMYNALRAAGLTEKLAFNTAGK
- a CDS encoding conjugal transfer protein TraG N-terminal domain-containing protein, which translates into the protein MNYEVYSYWNILELEGVFNAIAALTASSDFTGLLRLLAMVAIISLVLAVLSGRARHEDFWRWVIMLALINGMLLVPKATVILVDRTSSQPSRVVANVPIGLAALAHGTSKIGDWLTRAYETVFALPNDLQFQKNGLMFGHRLLTESVKFTPEIVNGRWMRDFQEFWRECVMPDIASNYLPIDTLRNSHDFWGELNNTNPALYVTLSTVGTVNCPSAYTDLTNRLNTNVIPAVIQLQADMYFPGQPANATNLKNALTQAYAFGLGVTNTAESIVKQQVSINAGITAYCETFAQLGDANKASLCYSSAMGAHQTNYTYQVLTKIAESSMPKLKSAIEMIQYAVFPIILAFAIVAGHMGLPVLKTYVMSLVWVQLWAPLYAVIHYIQTVRLPEYANQLAGLGDTLAGQASLLQMGISDQAVAGMLVVVIPPIAAALVKGGEVGLQAVAGLVSAPKTAEQQAAANAKGNETIGHWDAAMTIRQGNMVRAFVNPDGSVTYTNADGSERLDVGSAIDRASFKVSTARRVSRVAEQMSEQAETAAVGNMVSAGTETAAAFQQVADFVRAHAKGANKGTSFSEDDMAKISQAYSQAQDIAKNFEKQFGLREGTGARVLGELSVSGGGKILGVGVEASLKAAGFSEATLSNEKKMSEAFKLAKSFKDAMERAHQVSRQSKYDTGESSEAKAMRGIRASLDQAQRHSELASANYQKSLDYKEHAKQAREGSVTFDVDLTTRLMNRLANERATIDGQKYNGFKREDVDALVRLNNPEMLALLERLADEETAKALEEKYGGIQRPKDVWAFFKQGQEGLQTNSDVATQGEQWLGKVHGDAARAGVDPDKQVTSNLPGQVNKGLEQTGNAVNNGGRQVEAGGKPLRQDVNGTVKNPGSLMIRAGKGAALAVRDTAKGAWKALGGSWREGEKTSRELINQPPNAPQQPSAQQPVQGSGDQPTTTQPQPTAGSDGQQNGDTPPPRAR
- a CDS encoding conjugal transfer protein TraF, with amino-acid sequence MASQRTCCRALIAVAMAVAWWVSHSSWAATSNGIDYPSAWECDATKFNWYCVVEPPAEDQKLDPAAKTKKPLTKEEQALQRLEQWKRELEAKRALSIMEPTPENVKEYIKEQNKLMQTASVYSDVWRRVIWQSPDLNYELKRPVNAAGIEVLKKERKSAEIKTLNDLTREWGIFFFFRSDCPFCHRMSTTLKLMTELYGITVFPVSLDGGGLPEYPQAKPDNGLASALGITQVPTMVLGNVKDRRMIIVGSGVVAIDDLIQRIYVLTQTKPGDLY